The genome window TCCATCGGAGGCCGATAACCAATGGTCGAGACACGTACCTGCGACTACAGCGGTGAGGAGATCGAGCCCGGCACGGGCACGATGTTCGTCAAGAAGGACGGCACCGTCCTCCACTTCGTCGACTCGAAGGCGGAGAAGAACTACCTCCTCGGCCGCGAGGCGCGCGACGTCGAGTGGACCGAGGAGGGTCACCGAGCGGGAGGCGACGAGCAGTGAGCCACCACGACGAGCGCACCTTCGTGATGGTGAAGCCCGACGGCGTCCAGCGCGGTCTCATCGGCGAGATCGTCTCTCGCTTCGAGGACCGCGGGCTCAAGCTCGTCGCCGGGAAGTTCGTCCGGCTCGACGAGGAGCTCGCGAAAGAGCACTACGGCGAACACGAGGACAAACCGTTCTTCGACGGCCTGGTCGACTTCATCACCTCCGGCCCCGTCTTCGCGATGGTGTGGGAGGGCGCGGACGCGACCCGACAGGTCCGCGCGATGGTCGGCGAGACCGACCCGACGGAGTCGCCGCCAGGCACGATCCGCGGCGACTTCGGCCTCGACCTCGGCCACAACGTGATCCACGCGTCGGACCACGAGGACGAGGGCGCGAACGAGCGCGAGATCGACCTGTTCTTCGACGACGAGGAGCTCGTCGACTACGACCTCGACACCTCCGCGTGGGTGTACGAGGACGAAGACCACTGACGCGGCCGCTCTCGGAGTTTCTCACTTTTGGCTGCCGCCGCCCGCCGAGCCATCGCTCGGCCGACACACCGCGTTTCCGGTGAATCCCGCGCGGTAACTCGCCGCTGTCTCTCGGTTTCCGTGTGGAACCTACTTATAAATCGATCAGGAACGCCCCCGCCCTCTCAGGTGTCGATCGCGATCGCGGTCCCGTCGTCCGCGACCACGATCACCTCGTCGCCGCCGTCGCCCGTGACGTCGGCGAACAGGGGGCCGCCGTAGGCGACGACGTCGCCGGCGTCGCCCCGGGCGATCACCTCGCCGCTCTGGGTCATCGCGAGCACCCCGCCGGCCCGGTTGACTACCACCGGCGCGCGCTCGCCGTTCCCGTCGACGTCGGCCATGCGCGGCTCGTTGATCCGGGTCGACGCGCCGTACTGCTGTTTCCAGATCACCTCGCCGTCGGTGAGATCGACGGCCCACACGCTCCCGAGGCCCCCGACGTACACCCGGCCGGGGTCGGCGTCCCCCACGGCGATCGGGCGGTCCTGTAGCTTGACCTCGTACCGGTCCGACCCGTCGCTCGCCTCGATGGCCTCGATGTTCCCGTTCGCGCCGCCGAGCGCCAGCACCGGCCCGTCGCGGCTGTCCGCCGCGCTCCAGCTCAGGGGATTCACGTTCGGCTCGGTCGTCCAGCGCGTGTCGCCGCTCCCGTCGAGCATGTGGACCGTCGCGGGGTTCCCCGCGTCTGTCAGCACCGCCAGTCCGCCCCGCACGTCGGCGTCGGCGTCCGGCTCGACGACGAGCGGCCGGCGGTCGATCGCTCCCGACAGCGAAGCCTCGGCGACCGAATCTCCCTCGCCGTCGACGACGCGAACGCCCCCGTCCGTCGTGACCGCGGCGACCTCCCGGCTCCCGTCGCCGGTGAGGTCGCCGATGGCCGGTCGGAGCCCGGAGGGGCCGCCGAGGTCGACCGCGAACCGCTCCGTCCCGTCGGCCGCGTCGACGACGACGAGCTCGCCCGACGCCGTCGTGAGCGCGACCACCGGGTCGCCGCCGAGCGTGCCCGCGGTGAGGCCGCTGACGGCGACCGGACTCTCGCCGGACCCGTCGGAGTCGTTCCCGTCGGCGTCCTCCCCGCCGTCACCGGTGCCGCCCCCGCCGCCTCGCTCGGCGTCCGGCCCGGAGATCGGAACCGTCCACGGGGTCTCGTCCGTCCCGGCGACCGTCGCGGTGACGACCCGCGACCCGTTCTCGACCGCGGGCCGGAGGAGAAGCGGGTCGCCGTCGACGGTCGCGATCACGGCGCCGCTGCCGTCGTCGCCCGCCGCCGGCTCGGACTCCCACACGACCGTTGTCTCCGTCGTGGCGTCGTCGACGCCGACGAACGCGAACAGCGCCACGCCGACGCCGGTCGCGCCGCCGGCCAGCAGTATCAGCGTCGCGAACAGGACGCGTCGGTCCATTTGAACCCCCTTCGGGCGTCGCCGTGAAACGGTTGTCGGATGCGGACCCGACGGTCGTCGGACGCGGCCCCTCCGGTCCGCGGCGGTCGGGAGACGCGTTCGGGGTCGACTGCTACGGCTTCAACAGCGTCGCCACGTGGTCGGCGTGCGCCTCGCCGACGAGGTCGCGCAGCGCCGCGGGGTCGCGCTCGCCGTCGGCGTTCACCAGGTGGACGGCCCCGTCGCGGTCGCCGTAGACCCCGTGGAGGTCGTAGACGAACCCGTACACGGTCGCGTTCGCCGCCTCCTCGCTCTCGCGGGCGAACGCGACCTGCTCGTGGACGTTGTACTCGACGAGGCGGTCGCGGACCGAGGTATCGGCATGGCTGTCCGGATCCCTGTCGTCCGCGCCGTCGGCCGGGCCGCCGCCGTCCGTGCCGTCGCCGTTCGCGCCTTCACCGTTCGCGCCGTCGACCGCCTCACCGACGACGGCCGGGTCGTTCAGCCCCGCCTCGACGATCGGTAACAGCGCCTCGACGTCGGCGCGGACGCCGGGCTCGGGCGGGAACTCGCCGGTTCGGGCCGCCGTGAGCGCGGCGTCGACGGCGCCACACCCGGTGTGGCCGACCACGGCGATCACCTCGGTTCGGGTGTGTCGGAGCGGGTACGCGACGCTCCCGTCGAGGACGCGCTCGCCGTCGACGAGGGCGCTCACGCTGTTGCCGATGGCGCCGGAGGTGAAGAGGAATCCCGGCTCGTCGACGGCGAACATCCCCTCTTGGGAGACGCGCGAGTCGGAACAGCAGACGGAGACCACTCCGGGGCGCTGCCCGTCGCGGTGGCGGTCGAAGGAGCCGGACGGGAGCGCGGCGACGTGATCGTCGTTGCGGTCGAGGAGGTCGACGAGTATCCGGCGGTGCATACCGTCTCGACCGTCTCCGGGCACAAAAAACGCCGTGCGCGGGGACCGAACGCGGTCGCAGCCCGAACGACGGGACGGCCTCAGGCGACGAGTCCGACCGCGGCGACCAGGAATCCGACGACGAACACCGCGATGAGCGCGACCGTCGCGATCACGACCGCGGGCGCGAGCGCCTCCTCGTTGTCGTCGAGGGCGAAGTCTTCCATGTTCTGCATGTCCGAGCCCTCGTCACGGCGAGGTTTGAACGCTTCGACCGAGGCCGCGCTACTCCCCGAACCGCTCCGTCACTGGTCGATCCACACGTTGTTGTAGTCGCTCACGACCCGCGGATTGTACTGCGAGCGCGGGTGCGCGACGAAGTCCTCGACGTAGTCGCGGACGCCGATGGAGACGCGCAGGCTGTAGCTGGGGAGGTGGACCCGGTCTTCCAGCAGCGTCGGGATGATCGACTCGTACAGCTCGCGCCGCTCGTCGATGTCGCTGGCGCGCCGGGCCTCGATGATCTCGTCCATCAGCTCGTCGTTCTCGTAGTAGGTCCCGTTGGTGGCGCCGATCTGGCCGTCGTAGAACAGGTTGTACACGTACGAGTCCGGGTCGGGACCGCCGAGCCACCCCAGCGCGTACATGTTGTAGTCGTCCTCGTCCCCCGTGCTGTACGCGTCGAGGAAGGTACCCCAGTCGTAGCGGCGCACCTCCGCGTCGTAGCCGGCCTCGTTCAGACCGTTCGAGACCGAGATCCCGATCTGCTCCCGGAGGTCGTCCGGCGGCACGATGATCCGGAAGTTGTAGTCCTCCGGGACGCCCGCGTCGGCGAGCAGCTCGGCGGCGCGGTCGGGGTCGCGGTCGTGGGGAACGTCCGCCCAGTCGTCCACCGGGAAGTCCCACGAGTCCGCGACCGGGAGCGGCACCGGTCCGTAGTTGCGCTCGCCGGCCGGTTCGACGAAGTTCGAGACCGCCTGGTCCATCGAGACGGCGTAGTCGATCGCTTCGCGGACCTGCGGGTCCGCGGTCGGCCCCTCGTTACAGTTGAACGCGATGTAGTAGTAGGAGATACCGGGCTCCGACTGGAGCGACATGTTCTCCGCGCTCTGGACCGTCTGCCAGGTCTGCGGCGTGATCCCGTCCGCGACGTCCGACTGACCGGTCTCCAGCGAGACGACGCGAGTCGTGCTCTCCGCGACCGGTTCGAACCGGAGCCGGTCCAGGTGCGGGAGCGGGTCGCCCCAGTAGTCGTCCCACTTCTCCAGGTCGACGTAGTTGCCTTCCTTCCAATCGACGAACTCGAACGGTCCCGACCCGACCGGATCCTCGAGGTTGAACGCGTCCTTGTCCTCCTCGCGGACCGACTCGGGGACCACGTTCCGCGTCAGCGCGAGCGTGTAGAAGGGACCGTACCCGTACTGGAGGTCGATCTGGACGGTCCGGTCGTCGACGACCTCGATCGTGTCGATCATGTCGACGTCCGGCGCGTTGGCGGTCTCCTCCTCGACCGGCGCGAGCAGCGAGTACTTGACGTCCTCGGCTGTGACCGGGTCGCCGTTCTGGAACCGCGGCCCGTCGCGCAGCTCCACGACGTACCGCGTCCCGTCGCGCTCGACGGTCGGCTCCTCGCTGGCGAGGTGCGGGACCGGATTCGTCCGCTCGTCGTAGGCGTACAGCGGCTCGAACACCTGCGAACACACCTGCTGGGAGTAGATGTCGTTGACGACGATCGGGTCGAACTCGATCGGCGACACCTGCTGCGAGTACACCAGCTCGCCGCCGCTCACGGGCTCGTCTTCGTCCCCGCCACCGTCGTCGGTCGCGCTGCCGTCGCTTCCGCCGGTTCCGCTCCCGTCGGTTCCGTTTCCGTCGGAGCCGCGGCCGGCGCACCCGGCGATGGCCCCCGCCGTCACCCCCGCCGCGACGCCGCGGAGCACCCGCCGCCGCGACCTGTCGAGTTCACCTGACATGGCCTGCCGTTTCGCCCCGATATATAAATCAGCGCACACACGGGCAGCGTTCGACCCTACGCCGGACAACCGGAGACAATCGCCGCTACTTCGCCGTCGCCGACGTGTTTTTGTGCGTCGGGCGAGGCGGATACGCCAAGATGCCACGCGAACAGTACCAGACGAAACTGGAGGACCTCCGCGACGACGTCCTCTACATGAGCGAGGTGGTCGCCGAGCGGCTCCGCATGGGGCTCGACGCTCTCGAACGACAGGACGAGGAGTTAGGCGAGGAAGTGATCACCGGCGACGCCGAGATCAACGACCTGTACCTCGAACTGGAGGGCCAGTGTACGGACCTCATCGCGCTCCAGCAGCCGGTCGCCGGGGACCTGCGGTTCATCGCGGCGTCGTTCAAGATCATCACCGACCTCGAACGGATCGGGGACCTCGCGACGAACCTCGGAGAGTACGCCAAACAGGCCGACCGCGAGGTCTTCCCCGACGTCGACGTCCAGCGTATCGGCGACGACACGCTCGCGATGCTCCAGGAGGCGATGGACGCGTACGCGGAGTCGGACCCCGAGCGCTGTTACGCCGTCGCCGAGTCGGACGACGACCTCGACGCCGCCTGCGAGGCCGCGAGCGAGCTCGTCGTGCGCGACCTCATCGAGCGCGACGAGCTCCGCGAGGAGGAGGACGTGGAGGCGACGATGCGGAACGTCTCGCGGCTCCTCCTCACGATCCGCGACCTCGAACGCGTCGGCGACCACGCGGTCAACATCGCGGCCCGGTCGCTGTACATGATCGAGAACGACGACGAGCTGCTGTACTGATCGGGGTCTGTACCGACCGGGGAGGATGGCTCACCCCGCCTGCGGGTCGCGCGGGACCTGTCACCGAGCGAGACGCTGTCCCCGTGTTATATTCCCCTGACCGCCGACGACGTACACATGGTTCTCGGAGCAATCGTCTCGTTCGTCGTCGCGCTGTTGGTCGGTGGACTGGGGATCTACGTCAGCGGGCGCGTCGTCGCGGGCGTCGACGACTATTCGCACGCGGTGGTCACGGCGCTGTTCGGCGCCCTCGCTTGGGCGATCGGATCGCTGATCCCGGTGATCGGGTCGGTGATCGCGCTGGTCGCGTGGGTGTGGGTCATAAAGTGGCGCTACCCCGGCGGCTGGACGGACGCGGCGATCATGGGGCTCGTCGCGTGGGCGGCCGCCCTGGTCGTCATCGCCGTCCTGAACGGTCTCCTCGGGCTCGACATCAGCGCGTTCGGCGTCCCCGGGGTCTGAGCGTCGGGTTCCGCTCCGTTCGCATCGATCCGCGCGGATCAGGTCGCGATCTCGAACCGAGCGCCGCCGGCCGCCTCGTCGGCGACGCGGACCTCCCAGCCGTGC of Halorubrum trapanicum contains these proteins:
- a CDS encoding 50S ribosomal protein L24e is translated as MVETRTCDYSGEEIEPGTGTMFVKKDGTVLHFVDSKAEKNYLLGREARDVEWTEEGHRAGGDEQ
- the ndk gene encoding nucleoside-diphosphate kinase; amino-acid sequence: MSHHDERTFVMVKPDGVQRGLIGEIVSRFEDRGLKLVAGKFVRLDEELAKEHYGEHEDKPFFDGLVDFITSGPVFAMVWEGADATRQVRAMVGETDPTESPPGTIRGDFGLDLGHNVIHASDHEDEGANEREIDLFFDDEELVDYDLDTSAWVYEDEDH
- a CDS encoding PQQ-binding-like beta-propeller repeat protein, which encodes MDRRVLFATLILLAGGATGVGVALFAFVGVDDATTETTVVWESEPAAGDDGSGAVIATVDGDPLLLRPAVENGSRVVTATVAGTDETPWTVPISGPDAERGGGGGTGDGGEDADGNDSDGSGESPVAVSGLTAGTLGGDPVVALTTASGELVVVDAADGTERFAVDLGGPSGLRPAIGDLTGDGSREVAAVTTDGGVRVVDGEGDSVAEASLSGAIDRRPLVVEPDADADVRGGLAVLTDAGNPATVHMLDGSGDTRWTTEPNVNPLSWSAADSRDGPVLALGGANGNIEAIEASDGSDRYEVKLQDRPIAVGDADPGRVYVGGLGSVWAVDLTDGEVIWKQQYGASTRINEPRMADVDGNGERAPVVVNRAGGVLAMTQSGEVIARGDAGDVVAYGGPLFADVTGDGGDEVIVVADDGTAIAIDT
- a CDS encoding carbonic anhydrase, coding for MHRRILVDLLDRNDDHVAALPSGSFDRHRDGQRPGVVSVCCSDSRVSQEGMFAVDEPGFLFTSGAIGNSVSALVDGERVLDGSVAYPLRHTRTEVIAVVGHTGCGAVDAALTAARTGEFPPEPGVRADVEALLPIVEAGLNDPAVVGEAVDGANGEGANGDGTDGGGPADGADDRDPDSHADTSVRDRLVEYNVHEQVAFARESEEAANATVYGFVYDLHGVYGDRDGAVHLVNADGERDPAALRDLVGEAHADHVATLLKP
- a CDS encoding ABC transporter substrate-binding protein, which encodes MSGELDRSRRRVLRGVAAGVTAGAIAGCAGRGSDGNGTDGSGTGGSDGSATDDGGGDEDEPVSGGELVYSQQVSPIEFDPIVVNDIYSQQVCSQVFEPLYAYDERTNPVPHLASEEPTVERDGTRYVVELRDGPRFQNGDPVTAEDVKYSLLAPVEEETANAPDVDMIDTIEVVDDRTVQIDLQYGYGPFYTLALTRNVVPESVREEDKDAFNLEDPVGSGPFEFVDWKEGNYVDLEKWDDYWGDPLPHLDRLRFEPVAESTTRVVSLETGQSDVADGITPQTWQTVQSAENMSLQSEPGISYYYIAFNCNEGPTADPQVREAIDYAVSMDQAVSNFVEPAGERNYGPVPLPVADSWDFPVDDWADVPHDRDPDRAAELLADAGVPEDYNFRIIVPPDDLREQIGISVSNGLNEAGYDAEVRRYDWGTFLDAYSTGDEDDYNMYALGWLGGPDPDSYVYNLFYDGQIGATNGTYYENDELMDEIIEARRASDIDERRELYESIIPTLLEDRVHLPSYSLRVSIGVRDYVEDFVAHPRSQYNPRVVSDYNNVWIDQ
- the phoU gene encoding phosphate signaling complex protein PhoU — protein: MPREQYQTKLEDLRDDVLYMSEVVAERLRMGLDALERQDEELGEEVITGDAEINDLYLELEGQCTDLIALQQPVAGDLRFIAASFKIITDLERIGDLATNLGEYAKQADREVFPDVDVQRIGDDTLAMLQEAMDAYAESDPERCYAVAESDDDLDAACEAASELVVRDLIERDELREEEDVEATMRNVSRLLLTIRDLERVGDHAVNIAARSLYMIENDDELLY